In a single window of the Lineus longissimus chromosome 4, tnLinLong1.2, whole genome shotgun sequence genome:
- the LOC135487037 gene encoding rho-associated protein kinase 2-like isoform X8, producing the protein MAGPQNEDLRRRLALIEEQVRDASSKINVDGLLDSIVALVEDLKFPAIRRNKNVENFLMRYEKPAEVVSCNRMKASDYNVIKVIGRGAFGEVQLVRNKSTKKVYAMKLLSKFEMIKRSDSAFFWEEREIMANSNSEWIVQLHFAFQDTKFLYMVMDYMPGGDLVNLMSNYDVPEKWARFYCAEVVLALDAIHSMGFVHRDVKPDNMLLDEQGHLKLADFGTCMRMDRDGMVRSDTAVGTPDYISPEVLKSQGGDGYYGRECDWWSVGVFLYEMLVGDTPFFAESLVGTYGKIMDHKNSLSFPDDVEISSKAKSLILRFLADRTTRLGINGSNEIRAHPFFRNDQWDWSNIKQSVPPIVPELASDDDTSNFDDIDKDDSPDETFSVPKAFAGNHLPFIGFTYNRGTTILSQKPMDVGPSPTVEVPNDIQMRLKHLEDQLKAERLSKQDLEHKYAVTIKDLDRISAEEHSMRQITNEYERNIALIKHDMKEAARKYDLEQESHRNTEKKLQEVEYMLNNERKAKQNMAYDSDKVSERVSFLERQITELTDNLKQESDNCLKFKKMYGELQQRYKHLDDGYGEVHSKYSETVNIKQNLEKELMQLQNALDEERSARALGSDHIVELENRNRSLQTELMRSKDKEAAVIRENQDIQQTIISLEKSKANTELEFKTYMMKYDQEVLAHKETVAKFNQDKKHILMSTEEANLEAIKEMQIKYDQEKTSRQRAESRLLEIEKKKSEMSVDFGQMQQRLTGLQGELLAEIEKNKGVQSQLDQEIQKRNSMQMDLTSTQQKLGQYRHMEAQLNKDVSDLKDEKRRLVQQIKKVQNELNGNNLQMKELQDQLEAEQYFSTLYKTQVKELKEDVEDKTKQFQDLDIDNKNLKQERANTKALLHLALNVVELIIAGQDVDPDWLRDSVLAQLQLALAKADSEQLARTIAEDGLSDVEKEKTMLELEIKELMSRHKSELSKKESHLSSMEVNLNGLSKQIESYQTEKDELNTKIKKLSDELEAAKSDNTTNDSENQLLKKALHEEKVKKIQAVNKLAEIMNRKEFKNTKKVSSADLRKKEKECKKLQQELTMEKEKYAKMSEKFQKDLSDAQVALYEEIQSRQKAQMEADSKDSEIEQLMQKVSLLNIDSISVNSNELDTPIGEDGVPESARLEGWLSVPKNRNIKRYGWTKQYVVVSMKKILFYNSESDKQNADPVLVLDIDKLFHVRSVTQGDVIRADTKDVPRIFQVLYATEGENRKPEEQLEVLPPGEKHMIQYKGHDLMEIHFRTPAACECCNKPLWHMLSPPAALECKRCHVKVHKDHFDKNEEFLGYCKVNVDAQSAKDLLLLATSPQDQQIWVKKLSKRINRKGITPQPSFDKGTPTVSGQAKTLKAARLKGK; encoded by the exons ATGAGAAACCTGCTGAAGTTGTCTCGTGTAACCGGATGAAAGCATCAGACTACAATGTGATCAAGGTGATAGGAAGAGGGGCCTTTGGCGAGGTCCAATTG GTCCGCAACAAATCTACTAAGAAAGTCTATGCAATGAAGTTACTCAGCAAATTTGAGATG ATTAAGCGGTCCGATTCTGCCTTCTTCTGGGAAGAGCGAGAGATTATGGCCAACTCAAACAGCGAGTGGATCGTTCAG TTACATTTTGCATTTCAAGACACCAAGTTTCTCTACATGGTGATGGACTATATGCCTGGTGGCGATCTCGTCAACTTGATGAGTAACTATGATGTGCCGGAGAAATGGGCGCGGTTTTATTGTGCTGAGGTTGTGCTAGCTCTAGATGCGATACACTCGATGGGTTTTGTACATAG AGATGTGAAGCCAGACAACATGTTGCTGGATGAACAGGGTCATCTCAAGTTGGCTGACTTTGGCACGTGTATGCGTATGGATAGG GATGGTATGGTGCGATCAGATACTGCGGTCGGTACTCCTGATTATATTTCACCCGAGGTGCTCAAGTCGCAGGGCGGTGATGGATACTATGGCCGGGAATGTGATTGGTGGTCGGTCGGTGTCTTCCTTTATGAAATGCTAGTTG GTGATACGCCATTCTTTGCTGAGTCATTGGTCGGGACCTACGGCAAGATCATGGACCACAAAAACTCATTAAGTTTCCCCGACGATGTGGAGATCTCGTCCAAAGCAAAAAGCCTCATTTTAAGATTTCTGGCTGACAG AACGACTCGGCTAGGTATCAATGGTAGTAATGAAATCCGAGCCCATCCGTTCTTCAGGAACGACCAGTGGGATTGGTCAAATATTAAACAAA GTGTACCTCCCATAGTGCCTGAACTCGCCAGTGACGATGACACTAGTAACTTTGACGACATAGACAAGGATGACAGCCCCGATGAGACGTTTTCTGTACCCAAAGCCTTCGCTGGCAACCACCTACCATTCATCGGGTTCACATACAATAGAGGAACCAC GATATTGTCACAAAAACCAATGGATGTG GGTCCATCACCGACTGTTGAAGTG CCAAATGATATCCAGATGAGATTAAAGCACCTTGAAGATCAGCTGAAGGCAGAACGCCTCTCCAAGCAGGATCTAGAACACAAATATGC AGTGACGATAAAAGACCTCGATCGTATTTCTGCCGAGGAACACTCAATGAGACAAATCACCAATGAGTACGAGAGGAACATCGCTCTCATCAAACATGACATGAAGGAG GCGGCGAGAAAATATGACCTGGAACAAGAGTCTCACCGAAACACAGAAAAGAAGTTACAAGAAGTGGAGTACATGCTTAACAATGAACGGAAGGCTAAACAAAACATGGCATACGATAGCGACAAGGTGTCAGAGAGGGTCAGCTTCTTGGAGCGACAGATTACGGAGCTGACCGATAACCTGAAACAGGAGTCCGACAACTGCTTGAAGTTCAAGAAGATGTATGGCGAGTTACAACAG CGGTACAAACACCTTGATGATGGCTATGGTGAGGTGCACAGCAAGTACAGCGAGACAGTCAATATCAAGCAGAATCTGGAGAAAGAGTTGATGCAGTTACAGAATGCCTTGGATGAGGAGAGGAGTGCCCGGGCGTTGGGATCAGATCATATTGTAGAGTTAGAAA ATCGCAATCGCTCTCTGCAGACGGAGCTGATGAGGTCGAAAGACAAGGAAGCAGCTGTGATACGAGAAAACCAGGATATCCAACAGACAATTATAAGTTTAGAGAAATCTAAAGCAAACACGGAACTCGAGTTCAAGACGTACATGATGAAATATGATCAAGAGGTGCTAGCTCACAAGGAAACTGTGGCAAAATTCAACCAGGACAAGAAACACATACTCATGTCGACTGAGGAGGCTAACTTGGAGGCGATTAAAG AGATGCAGATAAAGTATGACCAAGAAAAAACGTCACGGCAGAGAGCGGAGAGTCGtctgcttgaaatcgaaaagaaGAAGTCAGAAATGTCAGTTGATTTTGGACAGATGCAGCAGCGGCTGACAGGGTTACAGGGAGAACTGTTGGCAGAGATTGAAAAG AATAAAGGCGTCCAGTCTCAACTCGACCAGGAGATCCAGAAGCGTAACTCAATGCAGATGGACCTGACCAGCACCCAGCAGAAGTTAGGCCAGTACAGACATATGGAGGCACAGCTCAATAAGGACGTGAGCGACCTCAAGGACGAGAAGAGAAGACTAGTCCAACAAATCAAGAAGGTGCAGAA tgaattgaatggtaacaacctcCAGATGAAGGAACTGCAGGATCAGTTGGAAGCTGAACAGTATTTCTCC ACATTATACAAAACCCAGGTCAAGGAATTAAAGGAGGACGTAGAAGATAAAACCAAACAATTCCAAGACTTAGATATTGATAATAAGAATTTAAAACAAGAAAG GGCCAACACAAAAGCACTTTTACATCTTGCACTCAATGTAGTGGAGTTGATTATAGCTGGACAAGATGTTGATCCTGATTGGTTGAG GGATTCAGTACTTGCCCAGCTCCAACTCGCTCTTGCCAAGGCGGACTCTGAACAGCTTGCACGGACGATCGCCGAGGATGGCTTGTCGGACGTTGAGAAGGAGAAGACAATGTTAGAATTAGAAATTAAGGAATTAATGTCTCGGCACAAGAGTGAATTGTCAAAGAAGGAGTCACATTTGTCATCG ATGGAGGTGAACCTGAATGGGTTAAGTAAACAGATAGAATCCTACCAGACAGAAAAGGATGAGCTCAATACAAAAATCAAGAAACTGAGCGACG AACTTGAAGCAGCCAAGTCAGACAACACAACCAATGACAGTGAAAACCAACTACTTAAGAAAGCGTTACATGAGGAGAAGGTGAAAAAGATACAG GCTGTGAATAAGTTGGCAGAGATTATGAATAGGAAAGAATTCAAGAATACAAAGAAGGTCAGCTCGGCGGACCTTAGGAAGAAAGAGAAAGAGTGCAAGAAATTACAGCAGGAGCTTACCATG GAAAAAGAAAAGTACGCTAAGATGTCGGAGAAGTTCCAAAAGGATCTGTCAGATGCTCAGGTCGCCCTCTATGAGGAGATCCAGTCACGTCAAAAGGCGCAGATGGAAGCCGACAGCAAAGACAGTGAAATTGAACAGTTAATGCAGAAAGTCAGTCTCCTCAACATTGATAGTATCTCGGTGAATAGCAATGAATTGGACACACCGATAGGCGAAGACGGAGTGCCAG AATCTGCTCGCCTTGAAGGATGGTTATCAGTGCCCAAGAACAGGAATATCAAGCGCTACGGCTGGACGAAGCAATATGTGGTCGTCAGTATGAAGAAGATACTCTTCTATAACTCGGAGAGTGATAAACAGAATGCAGACCCTGTCCTAGTCCTAGATATCGA TAAATTATTCCATGTGCGGTCCGTAACCCAGGGTGATGTCATACGTGCAGACACCAAGGACGTGCCACGCATATTCCAAGTTCTCTATGCAACGGAGGGTGAAAATCGCAAACCGGAGGAACAGCtggaggtgctgccacctggcgaGAAGCATATGATTCAGTACAAAGGCCACGATTTAATGGAGATCCATTTCCGGACGCCTGCAGCTTGTGAATGTTGTAATAAACCGTTATGGCATATGTTATCCCCGCCGGCAGCTCTAGAATGCAAGC GCTGCCATGTAAAGGTGCACAAAGatcattttgacaaaaatgaaGAATTTCTGGGATACTGTAAAG TGAATGTCGATGCTCAATCTGCCAAAGACCTACTCCTGCTGGCAACGTCCCCGCAAGACCAGCAGATATGGGTCAAGAAGCTCAGTAAGCGAATCAACCGCAAGGGAATCACGCCACAGCCAAGCTTTGATAAGGGAACTCCAAC CGTGTCTGGCCAGGCTAAGACACTGAAAGCAGCCAGACTGAAGGGCAAGTAG
- the LOC135487037 gene encoding rho-associated protein kinase 2-like isoform X1 encodes MAGPQNEDLRRRLALIEEQVRDASSKINVDGLLDSIVALVEDLKFPAIRRNKNVENFLMRYEKPAEVVSCNRMKASDYNVIKVIGRGAFGEVQLVRNKSTKKVYAMKLLSKFEMIKRSDSAFFWEEREIMANSNSEWIVQLHFAFQDTKFLYMVMDYMPGGDLVNLMSNYDVPEKWARFYCAEVVLALDAIHSMGFVHRDVKPDNMLLDEQGHLKLADFGTCMRMDRDGMVRSDTAVGTPDYISPEVLKSQGGDGYYGRECDWWSVGVFLYEMLVGDTPFFAESLVGTYGKIMDHKNSLSFPDDVEISSKAKSLILRFLADRTTRLGINGSNEIRAHPFFRNDQWDWSNIKQSVPPIVPELASDDDTSNFDDIDKDDSPDETFSVPKAFAGNHLPFIGFTYNRGTTILSQKPMDVGPSPTVEVPNDIQMRLKHLEDQLKAERLSKQDLEHKYAVTIKDLDRISAEEHSMRQITNEYERNIALIKHDMKEAARKYDLEQESHRNTEKKLQEVEYMLNNERKAKQNMAYDSDKVSERVSFLERQITELTDNLKQESDNCLKFKKMYGELQQRYKHLDDGYGEVHSKYSETVNIKQNLEKELMQLQNALDEERSARALGSDHIVELENRNRSLQTELMRSKDKEAAVIRENQDIQQTIISLEKSKANTELEFKTYMMKYDQEVLAHKETVAKFNQDKKHILMSTEEANLEAIKEMQIKYDQEKTSRQRAESRLLEIEKKKSEMSVDFGQMQQRLTGLQGELLAEIEKNKGVQSQLDQEIQKRNSMQMDLTSTQQKLGQYRHMEAQLNKDVSDLKDEKRRLVQQIKKVQNELNGNNLQMKELQDQLEAEQYFSTLYKTQVKELKEDVEDKTKQFQDLDIDNKNLKQERANTKALLHLALNVVELIIAGQDVDPDWLRDSVLAQLQLALAKADSEQLARTIAEDGLSDVEKEKTMLELEIKELMSRHKSELSKKESHLSSMEVNLNGLSKQIESYQTEKDELNTKIKKLSDELEAAKSDNTTNDSENQLLKKALHEEKVKKIQAVNKLAEIMNRKEFKNTKKVSSADLRKKEKECKKLQQELTMEKEKYAKMSEKFQKDLSDAQVALYEEIQSRQKAQMEADSKDSEIEQLMQKVSLLNIDSISVNSNELDTPIGEDGVPESARLEGWLSVPKNRNIKRYGWTKQYVVVSMKKILFYNSESDKQNADPVLVLDIDKLFHVRSVTQGDVIRADTKDVPRIFQVLYATEGENRKPEEQLEVLPPGEKHMIQYKGHDLMEIHFRTPAACECCNKPLWHMLSPPAALECKRCHVKVHKDHFDKNEEFLGYCKVNVDAQSAKDLLLLATSPQDQQIWVKKLSKRINRKGITPQPSFDKGTPTSMQGTPVVRDAVLRTKPPSSSTTPRSVSTVTKPKLRNLIRRHSWARPFDTGSNK; translated from the exons ATGAGAAACCTGCTGAAGTTGTCTCGTGTAACCGGATGAAAGCATCAGACTACAATGTGATCAAGGTGATAGGAAGAGGGGCCTTTGGCGAGGTCCAATTG GTCCGCAACAAATCTACTAAGAAAGTCTATGCAATGAAGTTACTCAGCAAATTTGAGATG ATTAAGCGGTCCGATTCTGCCTTCTTCTGGGAAGAGCGAGAGATTATGGCCAACTCAAACAGCGAGTGGATCGTTCAG TTACATTTTGCATTTCAAGACACCAAGTTTCTCTACATGGTGATGGACTATATGCCTGGTGGCGATCTCGTCAACTTGATGAGTAACTATGATGTGCCGGAGAAATGGGCGCGGTTTTATTGTGCTGAGGTTGTGCTAGCTCTAGATGCGATACACTCGATGGGTTTTGTACATAG AGATGTGAAGCCAGACAACATGTTGCTGGATGAACAGGGTCATCTCAAGTTGGCTGACTTTGGCACGTGTATGCGTATGGATAGG GATGGTATGGTGCGATCAGATACTGCGGTCGGTACTCCTGATTATATTTCACCCGAGGTGCTCAAGTCGCAGGGCGGTGATGGATACTATGGCCGGGAATGTGATTGGTGGTCGGTCGGTGTCTTCCTTTATGAAATGCTAGTTG GTGATACGCCATTCTTTGCTGAGTCATTGGTCGGGACCTACGGCAAGATCATGGACCACAAAAACTCATTAAGTTTCCCCGACGATGTGGAGATCTCGTCCAAAGCAAAAAGCCTCATTTTAAGATTTCTGGCTGACAG AACGACTCGGCTAGGTATCAATGGTAGTAATGAAATCCGAGCCCATCCGTTCTTCAGGAACGACCAGTGGGATTGGTCAAATATTAAACAAA GTGTACCTCCCATAGTGCCTGAACTCGCCAGTGACGATGACACTAGTAACTTTGACGACATAGACAAGGATGACAGCCCCGATGAGACGTTTTCTGTACCCAAAGCCTTCGCTGGCAACCACCTACCATTCATCGGGTTCACATACAATAGAGGAACCAC GATATTGTCACAAAAACCAATGGATGTG GGTCCATCACCGACTGTTGAAGTG CCAAATGATATCCAGATGAGATTAAAGCACCTTGAAGATCAGCTGAAGGCAGAACGCCTCTCCAAGCAGGATCTAGAACACAAATATGC AGTGACGATAAAAGACCTCGATCGTATTTCTGCCGAGGAACACTCAATGAGACAAATCACCAATGAGTACGAGAGGAACATCGCTCTCATCAAACATGACATGAAGGAG GCGGCGAGAAAATATGACCTGGAACAAGAGTCTCACCGAAACACAGAAAAGAAGTTACAAGAAGTGGAGTACATGCTTAACAATGAACGGAAGGCTAAACAAAACATGGCATACGATAGCGACAAGGTGTCAGAGAGGGTCAGCTTCTTGGAGCGACAGATTACGGAGCTGACCGATAACCTGAAACAGGAGTCCGACAACTGCTTGAAGTTCAAGAAGATGTATGGCGAGTTACAACAG CGGTACAAACACCTTGATGATGGCTATGGTGAGGTGCACAGCAAGTACAGCGAGACAGTCAATATCAAGCAGAATCTGGAGAAAGAGTTGATGCAGTTACAGAATGCCTTGGATGAGGAGAGGAGTGCCCGGGCGTTGGGATCAGATCATATTGTAGAGTTAGAAA ATCGCAATCGCTCTCTGCAGACGGAGCTGATGAGGTCGAAAGACAAGGAAGCAGCTGTGATACGAGAAAACCAGGATATCCAACAGACAATTATAAGTTTAGAGAAATCTAAAGCAAACACGGAACTCGAGTTCAAGACGTACATGATGAAATATGATCAAGAGGTGCTAGCTCACAAGGAAACTGTGGCAAAATTCAACCAGGACAAGAAACACATACTCATGTCGACTGAGGAGGCTAACTTGGAGGCGATTAAAG AGATGCAGATAAAGTATGACCAAGAAAAAACGTCACGGCAGAGAGCGGAGAGTCGtctgcttgaaatcgaaaagaaGAAGTCAGAAATGTCAGTTGATTTTGGACAGATGCAGCAGCGGCTGACAGGGTTACAGGGAGAACTGTTGGCAGAGATTGAAAAG AATAAAGGCGTCCAGTCTCAACTCGACCAGGAGATCCAGAAGCGTAACTCAATGCAGATGGACCTGACCAGCACCCAGCAGAAGTTAGGCCAGTACAGACATATGGAGGCACAGCTCAATAAGGACGTGAGCGACCTCAAGGACGAGAAGAGAAGACTAGTCCAACAAATCAAGAAGGTGCAGAA tgaattgaatggtaacaacctcCAGATGAAGGAACTGCAGGATCAGTTGGAAGCTGAACAGTATTTCTCC ACATTATACAAAACCCAGGTCAAGGAATTAAAGGAGGACGTAGAAGATAAAACCAAACAATTCCAAGACTTAGATATTGATAATAAGAATTTAAAACAAGAAAG GGCCAACACAAAAGCACTTTTACATCTTGCACTCAATGTAGTGGAGTTGATTATAGCTGGACAAGATGTTGATCCTGATTGGTTGAG GGATTCAGTACTTGCCCAGCTCCAACTCGCTCTTGCCAAGGCGGACTCTGAACAGCTTGCACGGACGATCGCCGAGGATGGCTTGTCGGACGTTGAGAAGGAGAAGACAATGTTAGAATTAGAAATTAAGGAATTAATGTCTCGGCACAAGAGTGAATTGTCAAAGAAGGAGTCACATTTGTCATCG ATGGAGGTGAACCTGAATGGGTTAAGTAAACAGATAGAATCCTACCAGACAGAAAAGGATGAGCTCAATACAAAAATCAAGAAACTGAGCGACG AACTTGAAGCAGCCAAGTCAGACAACACAACCAATGACAGTGAAAACCAACTACTTAAGAAAGCGTTACATGAGGAGAAGGTGAAAAAGATACAG GCTGTGAATAAGTTGGCAGAGATTATGAATAGGAAAGAATTCAAGAATACAAAGAAGGTCAGCTCGGCGGACCTTAGGAAGAAAGAGAAAGAGTGCAAGAAATTACAGCAGGAGCTTACCATG GAAAAAGAAAAGTACGCTAAGATGTCGGAGAAGTTCCAAAAGGATCTGTCAGATGCTCAGGTCGCCCTCTATGAGGAGATCCAGTCACGTCAAAAGGCGCAGATGGAAGCCGACAGCAAAGACAGTGAAATTGAACAGTTAATGCAGAAAGTCAGTCTCCTCAACATTGATAGTATCTCGGTGAATAGCAATGAATTGGACACACCGATAGGCGAAGACGGAGTGCCAG AATCTGCTCGCCTTGAAGGATGGTTATCAGTGCCCAAGAACAGGAATATCAAGCGCTACGGCTGGACGAAGCAATATGTGGTCGTCAGTATGAAGAAGATACTCTTCTATAACTCGGAGAGTGATAAACAGAATGCAGACCCTGTCCTAGTCCTAGATATCGA TAAATTATTCCATGTGCGGTCCGTAACCCAGGGTGATGTCATACGTGCAGACACCAAGGACGTGCCACGCATATTCCAAGTTCTCTATGCAACGGAGGGTGAAAATCGCAAACCGGAGGAACAGCtggaggtgctgccacctggcgaGAAGCATATGATTCAGTACAAAGGCCACGATTTAATGGAGATCCATTTCCGGACGCCTGCAGCTTGTGAATGTTGTAATAAACCGTTATGGCATATGTTATCCCCGCCGGCAGCTCTAGAATGCAAGC GCTGCCATGTAAAGGTGCACAAAGatcattttgacaaaaatgaaGAATTTCTGGGATACTGTAAAG TGAATGTCGATGCTCAATCTGCCAAAGACCTACTCCTGCTGGCAACGTCCCCGCAAGACCAGCAGATATGGGTCAAGAAGCTCAGTAAGCGAATCAACCGCAAGGGAATCACGCCACAGCCAAGCTTTGATAAGGGAACTCCAAC TAGTATGCAAGGGACCCCTGT GGTAAGAGATGCTGTTTTGCGGACGAAACCTCCGTCTAGTTCAACAACCCCACGGTCCGTGTCCACTGTGACAAAGCCGAAGTTACGAAACTTGATAAGAAGGCATTCTTGGGCTAGACCTTTTGACACCGGTTCTAATAAATAA